In bacterium YEK0313, one genomic interval encodes:
- a CDS encoding D-threonine aldolase has protein sequence MTTSLAAKIAREYGTPAVVIDMDRVERNIQRIQSACNAAGVANRPHIKTHKSPELAKLQVAAGAKGITCQKIGEAEIMAEAGIDDILISYNLIGEEKMARLAALMGKAEMTVAADNPTVIAGLPAAGAAAGRDLGVVIECDTGRKRAGVETPAEAIALAKLVADTPGIAFKGFMFYPTEDGWAEAQRFHDEALAGVRSHGLEPTIVSTGGSPNMKNVGKLKGATEHRPGTYIYNDRMQVAAGVASLDDCALTVYSTVVSRAAADRGILDAGSKTLTSDPGGGLDGFGLILEHPEARIARFAEEHGMLDLARCNERPKVGDVVRVVPNHVCVVVNMVDEVVMVRGEEIVGILPVVARGKLR, from the coding sequence ATGACCACATCGCTCGCCGCCAAGATCGCCCGCGAATACGGAACGCCGGCCGTGGTCATCGACATGGACCGGGTCGAGCGCAACATCCAGCGCATCCAGTCCGCCTGCAACGCGGCGGGCGTCGCCAACCGGCCGCACATCAAGACGCACAAGAGCCCCGAACTCGCCAAGCTGCAGGTCGCCGCCGGCGCCAAGGGCATTACCTGCCAGAAGATCGGCGAGGCCGAGATCATGGCGGAAGCCGGCATCGACGACATCCTGATCAGCTACAACCTGATCGGCGAGGAGAAGATGGCGCGCCTCGCGGCGCTCATGGGCAAGGCCGAAATGACGGTCGCGGCCGACAATCCGACCGTCATTGCCGGCCTGCCGGCGGCGGGCGCCGCGGCCGGCCGCGACCTCGGCGTGGTGATCGAATGCGATACCGGGCGCAAGCGCGCCGGCGTCGAGACCCCGGCCGAGGCGATCGCGCTCGCCAAGCTCGTCGCCGACACGCCGGGCATCGCCTTCAAGGGCTTCATGTTCTACCCGACCGAGGACGGCTGGGCCGAAGCGCAGCGTTTCCATGACGAGGCGCTCGCCGGCGTCCGCTCGCATGGCCTCGAACCCACCATCGTCTCCACAGGCGGCTCGCCCAACATGAAAAATGTCGGCAAGCTCAAGGGCGCCACCGAGCACCGGCCGGGCACCTATATCTACAACGACCGCATGCAGGTCGCGGCCGGCGTCGCCAGCCTCGACGACTGCGCCCTCACCGTCTATTCGACCGTCGTCAGCCGCGCCGCCGCCGACCGCGGCATTCTGGACGCGGGTTCGAAGACGCTGACCTCGGATCCCGGCGGCGGCCTCGACGGTTTCGGCCTGATCCTCGAACATCCGGAAGCCCGGATCGCACGTTTTGCCGAGGAGCACGGCATGCTGGACCTCGCCCGCTGCAACGAGCGGCCGAAGGTCGGCGATGTCGTGCGCGTGGTGCCGAACCATGTCTGCGTGGTCGTCAACATGGTCGACGAGGTGGTGATGGTGCGTGGCGAGGAGATCGTCGGCATCCTGCCGGTCGTCGCGCGTGGCAAGCTGCGCTGA
- a CDS encoding Aminotransferase class-V has protein sequence MTALDLTRHFSRFRAAAPDRINLAAHSHHDWPDVTFAAQAAAWQDAAGLAGDKWGKVFGEVIPAVQAHLARALALPDPRTIAVAPNTHEFLRRLLSCFPAGKPVRILTSDAEFHTARRQMARLEEDGLVTVERIATEPFATFAERFGARIASGAHDLVFVSQVFFTSGATSGDLGALAGCQRSGDTLIVIDGYHGFMARPTDLAAVADRVFYLAGGYKYAMAGEGACFLHCPPGLAPRPRDTGWFADFGALAAPAGKSVGYPADGGRFLGATFDPSGLYRLRAVFDWLVAAGVTAATAHDHARSLMARFLDAVEAMNIAGLRRDDLLTPFGPQAEHGNFLAFRTERAGEIETRLAAVGVHSDHRGDRLRFGFGLCCNAGDVDRAVERLARALR, from the coding sequence ATGACCGCGCTCGATCTCACCCGCCATTTCTCGCGGTTCCGGGCGGCAGCGCCCGACCGGATCAACCTCGCCGCCCACAGCCATCACGACTGGCCGGACGTGACCTTCGCCGCCCAGGCGGCAGCCTGGCAGGATGCGGCGGGCCTTGCCGGCGACAAGTGGGGCAAGGTGTTCGGCGAGGTGATTCCCGCCGTGCAGGCGCATCTGGCACGGGCGCTCGCCCTGCCGGATCCTCGTACGATCGCGGTCGCGCCCAACACGCACGAATTCCTGCGCCGGCTGCTCTCCTGCTTTCCCGCCGGCAAGCCGGTGCGGATCCTGACCAGCGACGCCGAATTCCACACCGCGCGGCGGCAGATGGCGCGGCTGGAGGAGGACGGCCTCGTCACGGTCGAGCGCATCGCGACCGAACCGTTCGCAACCTTCGCCGAACGGTTCGGAGCGCGGATCGCCAGCGGCGCCCACGACCTCGTCTTCGTCAGCCAGGTGTTCTTCACGTCGGGCGCGACATCGGGCGATCTCGGCGCGCTCGCCGGCTGCCAGCGCAGCGGCGATACGCTCATCGTCATCGATGGCTATCACGGCTTCATGGCGCGGCCGACCGACCTCGCCGCCGTCGCCGACCGTGTGTTCTATCTCGCCGGCGGCTACAAATATGCCATGGCGGGGGAAGGCGCCTGTTTCCTGCACTGCCCGCCCGGACTCGCGCCACGGCCGCGCGACACCGGCTGGTTCGCCGATTTCGGCGCGCTCGCCGCGCCCGCGGGCAAGAGCGTCGGCTATCCCGCCGATGGCGGCCGCTTCCTCGGCGCGACCTTCGATCCGAGCGGCCTCTATCGCCTGAGGGCGGTGTTCGACTGGCTGGTGGCGGCCGGCGTGACGGCCGCCACGGCGCATGACCATGCCCGCTCGCTCATGGCCCGGTTTCTCGACGCGGTCGAAGCGATGAACATTGCCGGGCTTCGGCGCGACGATCTGCTCACGCCGTTCGGGCCGCAAGCCGAGCACGGCAACTTCCTCGCCTTCCGCACGGAGCGGGCCGGCGAGATCGAAACGCGCCTCGCCGCCGTCGGCGTGCACAGCGACCACCGCGGCGACCGCCTGCGTTTCGGCTTCGGCTTGTGCTGCAATGCCGGCGACGTCGACCGGGCGGTGGAACGGCTCGCCCGGGCGCTGCGCTGA
- the livF_4 gene encoding High-affinity branched-chain amino acid transport ATP-binding protein LivF: MLTVKNLEAGYGDVQVLFGVSLEVGQGEVVTLLGRNGMGKTTTIRSIFGLIRPRGGAIEVEGVALAGRPPYRVAQAGLGLVPEGRQIFPNLDVEENLVATAASRGAPGWTLERVYAFFPRLKERRRNMGNQLSGGEQQMLAIGRALMTNPKLLVLDEATEGLAPVIRAEIWACLQRLKQDGQSILVIDKNVDALIKLADRHLILEKGRIVWSGSSAAFVAIPDLKDRYLHV; this comes from the coding sequence ATGCTGACGGTGAAAAATCTCGAAGCCGGCTATGGCGACGTGCAGGTGCTGTTCGGCGTCTCGCTGGAGGTCGGCCAGGGCGAGGTCGTGACGCTGCTCGGCCGCAACGGCATGGGCAAGACCACCACGATCCGCTCGATCTTCGGACTGATCCGGCCGCGTGGCGGCGCGATCGAGGTGGAAGGCGTCGCGCTTGCCGGCCGGCCGCCCTATCGCGTCGCCCAGGCCGGCCTCGGTCTGGTGCCGGAGGGCCGGCAGATCTTCCCCAATCTCGATGTCGAGGAAAATCTGGTCGCGACCGCCGCGAGCCGCGGCGCGCCGGGCTGGACGCTGGAGCGCGTCTATGCCTTCTTCCCGCGCCTCAAGGAGCGCCGGCGCAACATGGGCAACCAGCTCTCCGGCGGCGAGCAGCAGATGCTGGCCATCGGCCGGGCGCTGATGACCAATCCGAAGCTGCTCGTGCTGGACGAGGCAACCGAAGGCCTCGCCCCGGTGATCCGGGCCGAGATCTGGGCCTGCCTCCAGCGTTTGAAGCAGGACGGCCAATCGATCCTGGTGATCGACAAGAACGTCGATGCTCTGATCAAACTGGCCGACCGGCATCTGATCCTTGAAAAGGGACGGATCGTCTGGTCAGGATCGAGCGCGGCCTTCGTCGCCATCCCCGACCTGAAGGACCGCTACCTGCACGTCTAG
- a CDS encoding Endoribonuclease L-PSP: MTPEDKLAKMGLALPEVPTPAGNYVPWKRVGDIAYLAGQGPRKADGAFATGKVGADVTVETAYEHAKLVGLQILASAKAAAGGDLSKVEFVKVLGMVNAVSDFGDQPRVINGFSDLIVAVLGDRGRHARSAVGMGSLPMGITVEVEAIIKIHD, translated from the coding sequence ATGACCCCCGAAGACAAGCTCGCCAAGATGGGCCTCGCGCTGCCCGAGGTGCCGACGCCCGCCGGCAACTATGTGCCCTGGAAGCGGGTCGGCGACATCGCCTATCTCGCCGGCCAGGGCCCGCGCAAGGCGGACGGCGCCTTCGCCACCGGCAAGGTCGGCGCCGACGTGACCGTTGAGACGGCCTATGAGCATGCCAAGCTCGTCGGCCTGCAGATCCTGGCCTCGGCCAAGGCCGCCGCCGGCGGCGACCTCTCCAAGGTCGAATTCGTCAAGGTGCTGGGCATGGTCAATGCGGTGTCGGATTTCGGCGACCAGCCGCGCGTGATCAACGGCTTCTCCGATCTGATCGTCGCCGTGCTCGGCGACCGCGGCCGGCATGCCCGGTCGGCGGTCGGCATGGGCTCGCTGCCGATGGGCATCACCGTCGAGGTCGAGGCCATCATCAAGATCCACGACTGA
- the tdcF_1 gene encoding Putative reactive intermediate deaminase TdcF: MTKPTTPVLSFPIADEDERPVTLNPPGWPVPRGYANGMAAKGRVVVTGGVVGWDVMGNFKPDFGDQARQCFDNIRAILAEGGASPHHIVRLTWYVTDVEDYLAHLKPLGRAYREIFGQHYPAMAVVQVVRLVEKAAKIEIEATAIVPE; the protein is encoded by the coding sequence ATGACCAAGCCGACGACGCCTGTCCTGTCCTTCCCCATCGCCGACGAGGACGAACGTCCCGTCACCCTCAATCCGCCGGGCTGGCCGGTGCCGCGCGGCTATGCCAACGGCATGGCGGCCAAGGGCCGCGTCGTGGTGACCGGCGGTGTCGTCGGCTGGGACGTGATGGGCAATTTCAAGCCCGATTTCGGCGACCAGGCCCGCCAGTGCTTCGACAATATCAGGGCGATCCTCGCCGAAGGCGGGGCGAGCCCGCACCATATCGTGCGCCTGACCTGGTATGTGACCGATGTCGAGGACTATCTGGCGCATCTGAAGCCGCTCGGACGGGCCTATCGCGAGATCTTCGGCCAGCACTATCCGGCCATGGCCGTGGTGCAGGTGGTGCGCCTCGTCGAAAAGGCGGCCAAGATCGAGATCGAGGCGACCGCCATCGTTCCCGAATGA
- a CDS encoding leucine/isoleucine/valine transporter permease subunit, with the protein MTDAPPLAAPMAAASRFDRRRLLVPLVVFAALALVPLVLPVDRYVLTLVTRAMIFAIAALSLDLILGYGAMISFGHAAFMGIGGYAVAILMFHDTDEALIAFPVAIGAGALFALVTGAISLKTRGVYFIMITLAFGQMAFFTATSLSAYGGDDGLRMVQRSLVAGTRLMRSDTSFYFIVLGLLVACYGLLRMIVGSRFGRVLRGAKENERRMRALGFDPFRYRLAAYVISGAICALSGALFANLGLFVAPAYMSWPRSGELIAMVVLGGTGSLSGAVIGAIGVILIEEWLAELTQHWKVIFGPLVVLVALFARGGIIRLIERRNRP; encoded by the coding sequence ATGACCGACGCCCCGCCCCTCGCCGCCCCGATGGCCGCAGCATCCCGGTTCGACCGCCGGCGGCTGCTCGTGCCGCTCGTCGTGTTCGCGGCGCTCGCACTGGTGCCGCTGGTGCTGCCGGTCGACCGCTATGTCCTGACGCTCGTCACCCGCGCGATGATCTTCGCCATCGCGGCGCTGTCGCTCGACCTGATCCTCGGCTACGGCGCGATGATCTCGTTCGGCCATGCCGCCTTCATGGGCATCGGCGGCTATGCGGTCGCGATCCTGATGTTCCACGACACCGACGAGGCGCTGATCGCCTTTCCCGTGGCGATCGGCGCCGGCGCGCTGTTCGCCCTGGTGACGGGGGCGATCTCGCTGAAGACCCGCGGCGTCTACTTCATCATGATCACGCTTGCCTTCGGCCAGATGGCCTTCTTCACCGCCACCTCGCTCTCGGCCTATGGCGGCGACGACGGCCTGCGCATGGTCCAGCGCAGCCTGGTGGCCGGCACGCGGCTGATGCGCAGCGACACGAGCTTCTACTTCATCGTGCTCGGCCTGCTCGTCGCCTGCTATGGCCTGCTGCGCATGATCGTCGGCTCGCGTTTCGGACGCGTGCTGCGCGGCGCCAAGGAGAATGAGCGGCGCATGCGGGCGCTCGGTTTCGATCCGTTCCGCTACCGCCTCGCCGCCTATGTCATATCTGGCGCGATCTGCGCACTGTCGGGCGCGCTCTTCGCCAATCTCGGCCTGTTCGTCGCGCCCGCCTATATGAGCTGGCCGCGCTCGGGCGAACTGATCGCCATGGTCGTGCTGGGCGGCACGGGCTCGCTCAGCGGCGCGGTCATCGGCGCCATCGGCGTCATCCTGATCGAGGAGTGGCTCGCCGAGCTGACCCAGCACTGGAAGGTGATCTTCGGACCGCTGGTGGTGCTGGTCGCGCTCTTCGCGCGTGGCGGCATCATCAGGCTGATCGAGCGGAGGAACCGTCCATGA
- the livH_4 gene encoding High-affinity branched-chain amino acid transport system permease protein LivH, with product MSSTLLIIQTLNGLQLGVLLFLIAAGLTLVFGVMDFINLAHGVQYMLGAYLAAMFVAWTGNFFFGLVLALIAALAFGLLLEVAVMRHLYERDHLEQVLATFGVILFLNESVKIIWGAAPLQVPVPDVLSGSIAIADGVLYPVWRLAIILAGLGVALGLYLIVAKTRVGMLIRAGATNAPMVSALGVDIKRLFMIVFGFGAMLAGFAGCMAAPVLSVEPGMGDNLLILAFVVIVIGGIGSIRGAFIGALIVGLTDTLLRSFSVDLLRLAGLSPSDARTIGPAIASMSIYILMAAVLFFRPTGLFPAKG from the coding sequence ATGTCCTCGACTCTTCTGATCATCCAGACATTGAACGGGCTGCAGCTCGGCGTGCTGCTGTTCCTGATCGCCGCCGGCCTGACGCTGGTGTTCGGCGTGATGGACTTCATCAACCTCGCCCACGGCGTGCAATACATGCTCGGCGCCTATCTCGCGGCCATGTTCGTCGCCTGGACGGGCAACTTCTTTTTCGGCCTGGTGCTGGCCCTCATCGCGGCGCTCGCCTTCGGCCTGCTGCTGGAGGTGGCCGTCATGCGCCATCTCTATGAGCGCGACCATCTCGAACAGGTCCTGGCGACCTTCGGCGTCATTCTGTTCCTCAACGAGAGCGTGAAGATCATCTGGGGCGCCGCGCCCCTGCAGGTGCCGGTGCCGGACGTGCTCTCGGGCTCGATCGCGATCGCCGATGGCGTGCTCTACCCGGTCTGGCGTCTGGCCATCATCCTCGCCGGGCTCGGTGTCGCGCTGGGCCTCTACCTGATCGTCGCGAAGACACGCGTCGGCATGCTGATCCGCGCCGGCGCGACCAACGCGCCGATGGTCTCGGCTCTCGGCGTCGACATCAAGCGCCTGTTCATGATCGTCTTCGGCTTCGGCGCCATGCTGGCCGGCTTTGCCGGCTGCATGGCCGCGCCGGTCCTGTCGGTCGAGCCCGGCATGGGCGACAATCTCCTGATCCTCGCCTTCGTCGTCATCGTCATCGGCGGCATCGGCTCGATCCGCGGCGCCTTCATCGGAGCGCTGATCGTCGGCCTCACCGACACGCTGCTGCGCTCGTTCTCGGTCGACCTCCTGCGCCTTGCCGGCCTCTCGCCCTCGGACGCGCGCACCATCGGCCCGGCCATCGCCTCCATGTCGATCTACATCCTGATGGCCGCGGTGCTGTTCTTCCGGCCGACCGGCCTGTTCCCGGCAAAGGGCTGA
- the badR_1 gene encoding Transcriptional activatory protein BadR, with protein MTEPLDAESRLAHQPRDARPELRLWLRLLTCTNLIEREIRRRLMDRFAITLPRFDLLAQLDKAPDGLTLGEISRRMMVTNGNVTGLVDRIVEQGHVERRRDASDRRAQRIVMTDQGHVAFARMAREHGQWMTELLGDLEPAEREMLMGLLGRTKASVARALARPVEAAE; from the coding sequence ATGACCGAGCCGCTCGACGCCGAAAGCCGTCTTGCCCACCAGCCGCGTGATGCGCGACCGGAACTCAGGCTGTGGCTCAGGCTGCTCACCTGCACCAACCTGATCGAGCGCGAGATCCGCCGCCGCCTGATGGACCGTTTCGCCATCACGCTGCCGCGCTTCGACCTGCTCGCCCAGCTCGACAAGGCGCCCGACGGCCTGACCCTCGGCGAGATCTCGCGCCGCATGATGGTGACCAACGGCAATGTCACCGGCCTCGTCGACCGCATCGTCGAGCAGGGTCATGTCGAGCGCCGCCGCGATGCCAGCGACCGGCGCGCCCAGCGCATCGTGATGACCGACCAGGGCCATGTCGCCTTCGCCCGCATGGCGCGCGAGCATGGCCAGTGGATGACCGAGCTCCTGGGCGACCTCGAACCGGCCGAGCGGGAGATGCTGATGGGCCTGCTCGGGCGCACCAAGGCATCGGTCGCGCGAGCGCTCGCCCGGCCGGTCGAAGCGGCGGAGTGA
- the bclA gene encoding Benzoate--CoA ligase encodes MSAHSAHVDDFAARGLPPASAQPVFLFDRPELQYPERINCVTDFVDSHVAAGRGERLAILAPGGLAWTYADLAGHVNRIANVLTGELGLVPGNRVLLRAPNNPMMVAAYLAVIKAGGIVVATMPLLRAKELGAIAAKAEIGLALCDDRLTAELGTADALLAPLRRVVGFGELAERAAKAPAEFAPVDTSATDICLFGFTSGTTGTPKCTMHGHRDLLAICDAYGRNVLKAEPDDRFIGSPPLAFTFGLGGLVLFPFRVGASTVLIEKAPPAELLPAIAAYRPTVCFTAPTAYRAMIPMLRDHDWRSLKKCVSAGEALPKATFDAWKAATGLQLMDGIGATEMLHIFIAAPQELIRPGATGLPVPGYQAKVIGPDGEDLPAGTPGRLAVRGPTGCRYLSDERQARYVIDGWNVTGDTYLVDPEGYFWYQARSDDMIISAGYNIAGPEVEACLMSHPAVAECGVVGQPCPERGTVVKAYVVLKPGFAAGKALTEELQAFVKAEIAPYKYPRSITFVDQLPRTETGKLQRFALREIAARDAAMTPAAELK; translated from the coding sequence ATGTCCGCCCATTCCGCACATGTCGACGATTTCGCCGCCCGCGGCTTGCCGCCGGCGAGCGCCCAGCCGGTGTTCCTGTTCGACCGGCCGGAGCTGCAGTATCCCGAGCGGATCAACTGCGTCACCGATTTCGTCGACAGCCATGTCGCCGCGGGCCGGGGCGAGCGCCTGGCGATCCTGGCGCCGGGCGGACTTGCCTGGACCTATGCCGATCTCGCTGGTCATGTGAACCGCATCGCCAATGTCCTGACCGGCGAGCTCGGCCTCGTGCCCGGCAATCGGGTGCTGCTGCGCGCGCCCAACAATCCGATGATGGTCGCGGCCTATCTCGCGGTCATCAAGGCCGGCGGCATCGTGGTGGCGACCATGCCGCTGCTGCGCGCCAAGGAGCTCGGCGCCATTGCCGCCAAGGCCGAGATCGGCCTCGCCCTCTGCGACGATCGCCTGACCGCCGAGCTCGGCACGGCCGATGCCCTGCTGGCGCCGCTCCGGCGGGTGGTCGGGTTCGGCGAACTCGCCGAGCGCGCGGCGAAGGCTCCCGCCGAATTCGCGCCAGTCGACACATCGGCCACCGACATCTGCCTGTTCGGTTTCACCTCGGGGACGACCGGCACGCCGAAATGCACCATGCACGGCCATCGCGATCTCCTGGCGATCTGTGACGCCTATGGCCGCAACGTGCTGAAGGCCGAACCCGACGATCGCTTCATCGGCTCGCCGCCGCTCGCCTTCACCTTCGGTCTCGGCGGCCTGGTGCTGTTCCCCTTCCGCGTCGGCGCCTCCACCGTGCTGATCGAGAAGGCGCCGCCGGCCGAACTGCTGCCCGCGATCGCGGCGTACCGGCCGACCGTCTGCTTCACCGCGCCGACCGCCTACCGGGCGATGATCCCGATGCTTAGGGATCATGACTGGCGCTCGCTGAAGAAATGCGTCTCGGCCGGCGAGGCGCTGCCGAAGGCGACCTTCGACGCCTGGAAGGCGGCGACCGGCCTGCAACTGATGGACGGCATCGGCGCGACCGAAATGCTGCACATCTTCATCGCCGCGCCCCAGGAGCTGATCCGCCCGGGGGCGACCGGACTTCCCGTGCCGGGCTACCAGGCCAAGGTGATCGGTCCCGACGGCGAAGACCTGCCGGCCGGCACGCCCGGGCGCCTGGCCGTGCGCGGCCCGACCGGCTGCCGCTATCTCTCCGACGAGCGCCAGGCCCGCTACGTGATCGACGGCTGGAACGTCACCGGCGACACCTATCTGGTCGATCCGGAAGGCTATTTCTGGTACCAGGCGCGCAGCGACGACATGATCATCTCGGCCGGCTACAACATTGCCGGCCCTGAGGTCGAGGCCTGCCTGATGAGCCATCCGGCCGTGGCCGAATGCGGCGTCGTCGGCCAGCCCTGTCCGGAACGCGGTACGGTGGTGAAGGCCTATGTGGTGCTGAAGCCGGGCTTTGCGGCGGGCAAGGCTCTCACCGAGGAACTCCAGGCTTTCGTCAAGGCCGAGATCGCGCCTTACAAATACCCCAGGTCGATCACCTTCGTGGACCAGTTGCCCCGCACCGAGACCGGCAAGCTGCAGCGTTTCGCGCTGCGCGAGATCGCGGCGCGCGATGCCGCCATGACGCCTGCGGCGGAATTGAAATAA
- the lptB_3 gene encoding Lipopolysaccharide export system ATP-binding protein LptB, translating to MTRPILELKGLRKAFGALVVTDDVTLGIGPSEFHAVIGPNGAGKTTLIGEITGELSIDAGSVTFAGEDISHLPVHARALRGLTRSFQITQVLPGFSVLDNVATAVQAHSGSSFRFFRPVAAERALNDKAFAVLEQVGLGPRAASDAASLSHGEKRQLELAMALASEPKLLLLDEPMAGMGREETEGMVEVLLKLKGRYPIVLVEHDMHAMFRLADRISVLVYGRLIASGTPDSVRANPAVREAYLGAEEFA from the coding sequence ATGACCCGGCCGATCCTCGAGCTGAAGGGGCTGCGCAAGGCGTTCGGCGCGCTGGTCGTCACCGACGACGTGACGCTCGGCATCGGCCCATCGGAATTCCACGCCGTCATCGGCCCGAACGGCGCCGGCAAGACGACGCTGATCGGCGAGATCACGGGCGAGCTGTCGATCGATGCCGGCAGCGTCACCTTCGCCGGCGAGGACATCAGCCACCTTCCCGTCCATGCCCGCGCGCTGCGCGGGCTCACCCGCTCGTTCCAGATCACCCAGGTGCTGCCCGGCTTCTCCGTCCTCGACAATGTCGCAACCGCGGTGCAGGCCCATTCGGGTTCGTCGTTCCGCTTCTTCCGGCCGGTCGCGGCCGAGCGCGCCTTGAACGACAAGGCCTTTGCCGTGCTGGAGCAGGTCGGCCTCGGCCCGCGGGCGGCGAGCGATGCGGCGAGCCTCTCCCACGGCGAGAAGCGCCAGCTGGAGCTCGCCATGGCGCTAGCGTCCGAGCCGAAGCTCCTGCTGCTCGACGAGCCCATGGCCGGCATGGGCCGGGAGGAGACCGAGGGCATGGTGGAGGTGCTGCTCAAGCTCAAGGGACGCTATCCGATCGTGCTGGTCGAGCACGACATGCACGCCATGTTCCGCCTCGCCGACCGCATTTCCGTGCTCGTCTACGGCCGGCTTATCGCCTCGGGCACGCCCGACAGCGTCCGGGCGAACCCGGCGGTGCGCGAAGCCTATCTCGGCGCGGAGGAATTCGCATGA
- the mmgC_2 gene encoding Acyl-CoA dehydrogenase, with translation MLGSDILDLPFFDEAHRAFARRLAAWARETVPPLVDHHDVDGSCRRLVAALGEAGFLAACVPGDQGGLREGLDVRTLCIARATLGYVDGLADFAFAMQGLGTGPISLFGTAEQKAACCPSVRSGHAIAAFALSEPDAGSDVAAMITSATRVGDAFRLDGLKTWISNGGIADRYVVFARTGEAPGARGLSAFIVPADTPGLTIAERIDVIAPHPLATLKFDNCLVPAAAMLGRPGDGFRIAMATLDVFRSTVAAAALGMGNRALAEATARAVKRQMFGAPLADLQLTQAALADSVAELEAASLLIFRAAYAKDQGKPRITKEAAVAKMVATENAQKVIDRAIQVFGGLGVKKGEKVEELYRDIRALRIYEGATEVQKIVIARAHLAEHAAAAEGGKR, from the coding sequence ATGCTCGGTTCCGACATTCTCGACCTGCCGTTCTTCGACGAGGCACACCGCGCCTTTGCCCGCCGCCTTGCCGCCTGGGCACGCGAGACGGTGCCTCCGCTGGTCGACCATCACGATGTCGACGGTTCCTGCCGGCGTCTCGTGGCAGCGCTCGGCGAAGCCGGGTTCCTGGCCGCCTGCGTGCCCGGTGACCAGGGTGGGCTGCGCGAAGGGCTCGACGTGCGCACCCTCTGCATCGCCCGCGCGACGCTCGGCTATGTCGACGGCCTCGCTGATTTCGCCTTCGCCATGCAGGGGCTCGGCACCGGCCCGATCTCGCTGTTCGGCACGGCCGAGCAGAAGGCCGCCTGCTGCCCCTCCGTGCGCAGCGGCCATGCCATTGCCGCCTTCGCCCTGTCGGAACCCGATGCCGGCTCGGATGTGGCGGCCATGATCACCAGCGCGACGCGGGTCGGCGACGCGTTCCGGCTCGACGGGCTGAAGACCTGGATCTCCAACGGCGGCATCGCCGACCGCTATGTCGTTTTCGCCCGGACCGGCGAGGCGCCGGGCGCGCGGGGCCTCTCGGCCTTCATCGTGCCGGCCGACACGCCCGGCCTCACCATCGCCGAGCGTATCGACGTCATTGCGCCGCATCCGCTGGCGACCCTCAAATTCGACAATTGCCTCGTTCCGGCCGCCGCCATGCTGGGCAGGCCGGGCGACGGCTTCCGCATCGCCATGGCGACCCTCGACGTGTTCCGCTCGACGGTTGCCGCAGCCGCTCTCGGCATGGGCAACCGCGCGCTGGCCGAGGCGACGGCGCGGGCGGTGAAGCGGCAGATGTTCGGCGCGCCGCTCGCCGATCTTCAGCTCACCCAGGCCGCGCTCGCCGATTCCGTCGCTGAGCTCGAGGCCGCGAGCCTGCTGATCTTCCGCGCGGCTTACGCCAAGGACCAGGGCAAGCCCCGCATCACCAAGGAGGCGGCGGTCGCCAAGATGGTGGCGACCGAGAACGCCCAGAAGGTGATCGACCGTGCCATCCAGGTCTTCGGCGGCCTCGGCGTCAAGAAGGGCGAGAAGGTCGAGGAGCTCTACCGCGACATCCGGGCCCTGCGCATCTACGAGGGGGCGACCGAGGTCCAGAAGATCGTCATCGCCCGCGCGCATCTCGCCGAGCATGCCGCGGCCGCCGAGGGGGGAAAGCGCTAA